The following coding sequences lie in one Alloacidobacterium dinghuense genomic window:
- a CDS encoding rhomboid family intramembrane serine protease gives MSESWQNNRGNGGPFRAAHAEPEILPPAGSPGAEEPQQTYYYEPPQPQPMPQPERRRPRWAYAPATYVLVGINCLVFLVMVLGGVSPVAPTPEQLLTYGADYGPYVLVLGEWWRLLTATFVHVGLIHLATNMWCLWNLGLLGEPLMGPFGMLAAYVLTGIGGNLLSTAIHPGVPGGSGGIVGAGASGAVFGLAGVLIVLLKSPLLPLPQAEVQRLRKSVIWFAVLNFVIGAGTWIARTSLQIDNMAHLGGFLSGLAFAVPLVPRIGARREIFLRRRWFAVLGMSFLLLLLAFGIRSFYVGGR, from the coding sequence ATGAGCGAATCGTGGCAGAACAACCGAGGAAACGGTGGGCCGTTCCGTGCGGCGCACGCTGAACCGGAGATTCTGCCTCCCGCGGGAAGCCCTGGAGCCGAAGAACCGCAGCAGACGTATTACTACGAACCTCCGCAACCGCAGCCTATGCCGCAGCCGGAACGACGCAGGCCGCGCTGGGCCTATGCGCCAGCGACGTACGTCCTGGTCGGCATCAACTGCCTTGTTTTTTTGGTCATGGTGTTGGGTGGCGTTTCTCCCGTTGCTCCAACCCCCGAGCAACTTCTGACCTACGGCGCAGACTACGGTCCTTATGTGCTGGTTCTTGGCGAGTGGTGGCGTCTACTCACTGCAACCTTCGTTCATGTCGGTCTCATTCATCTCGCTACGAACATGTGGTGTCTTTGGAACCTGGGCCTGCTGGGCGAGCCGCTGATGGGGCCGTTCGGGATGCTCGCGGCTTATGTCCTGACCGGAATCGGCGGCAACCTCCTGAGCACAGCAATTCATCCCGGGGTACCCGGCGGATCGGGCGGCATCGTGGGCGCCGGAGCTTCGGGCGCGGTCTTCGGTCTTGCAGGCGTTCTGATTGTGCTGCTCAAATCGCCGTTGCTGCCCCTGCCGCAGGCGGAAGTGCAGCGCTTGCGTAAGAGCGTGATCTGGTTTGCCGTGCTGAACTTCGTCATCGGCGCGGGAACCTGGATTGCCCGCACGTCTTTGCAGATCGACAACATGGCGCACCTTGGCGGATTCCTGAGCGGACTGGCCTTCGCCGTGCCTCTTGTTCCGCGCATCGGCGCCAGGCGCGAAATCTTCCTGCGCCGCCGCTGGTTCGCGGTGCTCGGCATGAGCTTTCTGCTGCTGCTGCTGGCCTTCGGAATCCGTTCGTTTTACGTGGGCGGGCGGTAG
- a CDS encoding S53 family peptidase, whose translation MHGACLRSTTSFVRKSCSIVSAIVIIALGLTATVRAQYVSTHHVRDVVRDNVAAPVGRLPANQVMTLNVVLPLRDAAGLEAFLEEIYNPNSPTYRHFLTVPEFTEKFGPSQADYDAVVHYVKANGFTVIGGSRDAMDVLIKGPVSAIETAFHVSIMTYQHPSENRLFYGPDREPTTNLSFPLWHVSGLDSFSLPHPMLAKRSDYAKAHGVSAESLVSHATTGSGPSASFLGSDMRAAYYGGTSLRGAGQNLGLFEYLGTDLADLNTYYKNAKQTNSVPITLLSTDGTSTSCTYNAADGFCDDTEQTLDMTQALGMAPGLSSLVMYIGSTDTAIIGAMTTHSPLPTTIGCSWGWTPADPSTLDPYFKKMAAQGQTFFAASGDNSTWSRRNEAWPADDANIVSVGGTDLTTASAGGPWKSETAWVDSGGGISPDRIAIPSWQKISGVINSSNKGSTTLRNGPDVSANANFTFYTCADQTSCLANQYGGTSFAAPMWAGFIALVNQQLGGHVGFINPTIYSQNVGSSYSTDFHDITSGKSGSYSAVTGYDLVTGWGSPKAGLINSLAP comes from the coding sequence ATGCATGGAGCATGTCTTAGAAGTACGACTTCGTTCGTCCGCAAGTCGTGCTCGATCGTATCAGCAATCGTCATCATTGCGCTTGGCCTGACCGCAACGGTCAGGGCGCAATATGTATCGACGCATCATGTCCGGGACGTGGTTCGCGATAACGTGGCGGCGCCTGTCGGACGGCTGCCCGCGAATCAGGTCATGACCTTGAACGTTGTTCTACCGCTGCGCGATGCAGCAGGTCTCGAAGCATTTCTCGAAGAAATCTACAACCCGAACAGCCCAACGTACCGGCATTTTCTCACTGTTCCTGAATTCACGGAAAAGTTTGGCCCCAGCCAGGCAGACTACGACGCAGTGGTCCATTACGTAAAAGCGAACGGCTTTACCGTGATTGGCGGCTCACGCGATGCCATGGACGTCTTGATCAAAGGTCCAGTGTCTGCGATTGAAACCGCTTTTCACGTAAGCATAATGACGTATCAACATCCGAGCGAGAACCGTCTCTTTTATGGCCCGGATCGCGAGCCCACAACAAACCTGTCGTTTCCGCTATGGCACGTCTCTGGCCTCGACAGCTTCTCGCTTCCTCACCCGATGCTGGCGAAGAGAAGCGACTACGCCAAAGCTCATGGAGTGAGCGCCGAATCTTTGGTCAGTCACGCCACGACCGGCTCTGGTCCTTCTGCTTCTTTCCTGGGTAGCGACATGCGTGCGGCCTATTACGGTGGAACATCGCTTAGAGGTGCCGGCCAGAATCTCGGATTGTTTGAGTATCTGGGCACGGACCTGGCCGACCTGAATACCTACTACAAAAATGCGAAGCAGACCAACAGCGTGCCCATCACTCTGCTTTCCACGGACGGGACGAGCACATCCTGCACCTACAACGCGGCGGACGGATTCTGCGATGACACCGAGCAGACACTCGACATGACGCAGGCACTCGGAATGGCTCCGGGGCTATCGAGCCTCGTCATGTACATCGGGTCCACCGATACCGCAATCATCGGCGCCATGACGACACACAGCCCACTGCCCACGACCATCGGCTGTTCGTGGGGATGGACACCAGCGGATCCGAGCACGCTTGACCCCTACTTCAAAAAGATGGCGGCTCAGGGCCAGACCTTCTTTGCCGCATCCGGTGACAATTCCACCTGGTCGCGGAGAAACGAAGCATGGCCGGCCGACGATGCCAATATTGTCTCCGTCGGCGGCACGGATTTGACGACCGCCAGTGCAGGCGGCCCCTGGAAATCGGAGACTGCGTGGGTCGATAGCGGTGGCGGCATCTCGCCCGACAGGATCGCAATCCCTTCGTGGCAGAAGATCTCTGGCGTGATCAACTCCAGCAACAAAGGCTCGACGACCCTTCGCAACGGTCCGGATGTCTCCGCGAACGCCAATTTCACCTTCTACACCTGCGCCGACCAGACCAGCTGCCTCGCGAACCAGTATGGAGGCACCAGCTTTGCCGCTCCCATGTGGGCCGGTTTCATTGCTCTGGTGAATCAACAGTTGGGCGGACACGTTGGCTTCATCAATCCAACCATCTACTCGCAGAACGTGGGATCCAGCTACAGCACGGACTTTCACGACATCACCAGCGGCAAGTCGGGCAGCTATTCCGCTGTCACCGGCTATGATCTGGTGACTGGATGGGGCAGCCCGAAAGCTGGATTGATTAACTCCCTTGCTCCCTAG
- a CDS encoding YceI family protein has protein sequence MKLARFAIVCVLASAVFPLISQAQVPVFEFDKAKSSIGFDVKASVEIAGKFDKWDAKITFTSADPTTGVLDIEAQAASVNTGSGMKDGKLKGKDFFDAEHNPLISFKSTKIVQTGPNTFDIPGTFTIRGVSKPETLSLTVSGIGTGQGEVKGIMAFDRKQYGMNSGIPFIKIADRVEVEVDLWGKRVSGPPLDLKK, from the coding sequence ATGAAATTAGCGAGATTCGCCATCGTCTGCGTGCTGGCGTCTGCTGTTTTTCCGCTGATCAGTCAAGCACAAGTGCCCGTTTTCGAATTTGACAAGGCTAAAAGCTCGATTGGGTTCGATGTGAAGGCCTCAGTGGAGATAGCTGGCAAATTCGACAAGTGGGACGCCAAGATTACGTTCACATCTGCTGATCCCACGACGGGCGTTTTGGACATCGAGGCCCAGGCGGCGAGCGTGAATACCGGAAGCGGGATGAAGGACGGCAAGCTGAAGGGCAAAGACTTCTTCGACGCCGAACATAATCCGTTGATCAGCTTCAAATCGACAAAAATTGTTCAGACCGGCCCAAACACCTTTGACATACCGGGTACTTTCACAATACGCGGAGTCTCTAAACCCGAGACCCTGTCGCTGACGGTTTCCGGCATCGGAACAGGCCAAGGCGAGGTTAAAGGGATCATGGCCTTTGACCGCAAACAATACGGGATGAACAGCGGAATCCCCTTCATCAAGATCGCCGACCGCGTTGAGGTGGAAGTAGACCTCTGGGGTAAGCGTGTCAGCGGTCCCCCGCTGGACCTGAAGAAATAG
- a CDS encoding helix-turn-helix domain-containing protein codes for MKIGITIRGYRLQKGLSQGDIEKRTGLLRCYLSRVENGHTVPSLDTLSKIAGALDLPLSQFFADDTLGRELNTQKLSDDELRFLTQIRRYSSNLNDSDRKLLLAMVKKFAATAVR; via the coding sequence ATGAAAATTGGAATAACTATTAGGGGTTACCGGTTGCAAAAAGGGTTGTCGCAGGGTGATATTGAAAAGCGCACTGGCCTGCTGCGCTGCTACCTGTCAAGAGTGGAAAACGGACACACCGTTCCCTCGCTTGACACTCTCTCTAAGATCGCTGGCGCGTTGGATTTACCGCTCTCACAGTTTTTTGCCGACGACACGCTTGGCCGGGAATTGAATACACAAAAGCTCTCCGATGACGAGCTTCGCTTCCTGACGCAAATACGCCGTTATTCTTCCAACCTGAACGACAGCGACCGCAAGCTGCTGCTCGCGATGGTGAAGAAGTTCGCGGCGACGGCCGTGCGCTAA
- a CDS encoding methyltransferase family protein: protein MISTLWTWLYWMWVASEVVIAAVTRTRRSSGNVRDRGSMLLLWIVIVASITACEWIRYTIPATMFGRAHWLQAAALIALMAGLAIRWTAIFTLGKSFSANVAIRESQKVHRTGLYRFVRHPSYLGLLLVFLAVGLHARNWISLVLAVVPTTLALFYRIHIEETALREAFGEEYVAYSRETKRLLPGVF from the coding sequence ATGATATCGACGCTATGGACGTGGTTGTACTGGATGTGGGTCGCTTCGGAAGTCGTTATCGCCGCGGTCACGCGCACGCGGCGAAGCAGCGGCAACGTCCGCGACCGCGGATCGATGTTGCTCCTATGGATCGTGATCGTTGCCTCGATTACAGCATGCGAATGGATCCGGTATACCATCCCGGCGACCATGTTCGGCAGAGCGCATTGGCTGCAAGCGGCAGCTCTGATCGCGCTAATGGCAGGGCTGGCAATTCGCTGGACGGCCATCTTTACTCTCGGGAAATCCTTCAGCGCGAACGTGGCAATTCGCGAATCGCAGAAGGTTCATCGGACGGGCCTGTACCGCTTTGTGCGTCATCCCTCGTACCTTGGCTTGCTGCTGGTGTTTCTGGCCGTCGGGCTGCACGCGCGCAACTGGATCAGCCTGGTTCTCGCAGTTGTGCCTACGACGTTAGCGCTGTTCTATCGAATTCATATCGAGGAGACAGCGCTGCGCGAGGCATTCGGCGAGGAATATGTCGCGTACAGCAGGGAGACCAAGCGTCTTCTGCCTGGGGTGTTCTGA
- a CDS encoding deoxyguanosinetriphosphate triphosphohydrolase family protein, translated as MRLPAGCRVSDAASDPLAARVFPEPTHPYRTSFQRDRGRIIHARAFRRLAGKTQVFTHRYSDHFRSRLTHTMEVAQIARTVAATLGLNEDLTETLALVHDIGHPPFGHAGERALDDALRAHGLRFDHNLHALRIVEHFELRYAGFRGLNLTLAVREGIIKHSRDYSAAEHPELREYLLDQRPPLEAQIIDLADEIAYLTADLDDGMEAEILNLEDIRRNVQLFERFFVPMGAKYPDAPAKLVFNEALKRVLNALVDDLIAETCRQVKAANATTLEGIRNAPHRLAAFSSEMETLRLEAKQYLYTHLYNCAELTHDHKEAARVITELFEAWTSDPSLLPATYASRVIEEGAPRVVADYIAGMTDNFILAQYAAFQRSRSDGKRQVASLGHISRGIAVKSP; from the coding sequence ATGCGACTCCCCGCTGGCTGCAGAGTCTCTGACGCCGCAAGCGATCCGCTTGCGGCGCGCGTTTTTCCGGAGCCGACACACCCATACCGCACTTCATTCCAGCGCGATCGCGGACGCATCATTCACGCACGTGCCTTTCGCCGTCTTGCCGGTAAAACACAAGTTTTTACCCACCGCTACTCCGATCACTTCCGCAGCCGGCTCACGCACACCATGGAAGTTGCGCAGATTGCGCGCACCGTCGCCGCCACGCTTGGCCTCAACGAAGACCTGACTGAGACGCTTGCGCTCGTGCATGACATCGGGCATCCGCCTTTCGGACACGCAGGAGAGCGCGCTCTGGATGACGCGCTGCGCGCTCATGGGCTGCGCTTCGATCACAATCTACATGCCCTGCGCATCGTCGAGCACTTCGAGCTGCGCTATGCAGGCTTTCGCGGCCTGAACTTGACGCTGGCAGTCCGCGAGGGCATCATCAAGCACTCACGCGACTATTCCGCTGCCGAGCATCCCGAACTACGCGAATACTTACTCGACCAGCGCCCACCGCTGGAAGCACAGATCATCGACCTCGCCGACGAAATTGCTTACCTTACGGCTGATCTCGACGACGGGATGGAAGCGGAAATCCTGAACCTTGAAGATATTCGCAGGAACGTACAGCTATTTGAGCGATTCTTCGTGCCGATGGGTGCCAAGTATCCTGATGCGCCTGCCAAACTGGTCTTCAATGAAGCGTTGAAGCGGGTGCTGAACGCGCTGGTCGATGATCTGATCGCCGAGACCTGCCGACAAGTGAAGGCTGCTAACGCCACCACGCTCGAAGGCATTCGCAACGCCCCCCATCGGCTTGCCGCATTTTCATCGGAGATGGAGACACTGCGGCTTGAGGCTAAGCAATATCTTTACACCCATCTCTACAACTGCGCCGAGCTAACCCACGACCATAAAGAAGCCGCGCGTGTGATCACAGAGCTATTCGAGGCGTGGACGAGTGACCCGTCGCTATTACCTGCAACCTATGCGTCTCGCGTGATCGAAGAAGGCGCACCCCGCGTGGTGGCTGACTATATTGCAGGCATGACGGACAACTTCATTCTGGCTCAGTACGCAGCTTTCCAGCGCAGTCGAAGTGATGGAAAACGCCAGGTCGCCTCGCTCGGGCATATCTCCCGGGGTATCGCGGTAAAGAGTCCGTAG
- a CDS encoding DUF2569 family protein translates to MGSADQDVQTSHYGYGGWLAFLCFCLIFLSPAVWVLSLLVSAFVNTRDYPYLRLVTVLFLIVSLIFVGVGILAGVHLRAGSKFAVKFTKGLLVACVLWRTLAVVITVVASDGLPKDAPGNQLFAFIVGTCVCGAWFAYLTRSKRVKAMFSVQPSEQPLNML, encoded by the coding sequence ATGGGCTCTGCAGATCAAGATGTTCAGACCTCCCATTACGGCTACGGAGGATGGCTCGCCTTCCTCTGTTTCTGTCTGATCTTTTTATCGCCCGCGGTATGGGTTCTGTCACTGCTCGTGTCAGCGTTCGTCAACACGAGAGACTACCCATACCTCCGGTTGGTAACGGTTCTGTTCCTCATTGTCAGCCTAATCTTCGTAGGGGTCGGGATTCTCGCTGGCGTGCATCTGCGAGCAGGCTCAAAATTTGCGGTCAAGTTCACCAAGGGCTTGCTCGTAGCCTGTGTGCTATGGCGGACTCTTGCAGTGGTGATTACAGTGGTCGCTTCCGATGGGTTGCCGAAAGATGCGCCAGGCAACCAGCTCTTCGCCTTTATCGTGGGGACGTGCGTATGCGGTGCATGGTTCGCATATCTCACGCGCTCAAAACGAGTCAAAGCGATGTTCTCAGTTCAGCCGTCAGAGCAACCCTTGAACATGCTCTGA
- the purH gene encoding bifunctional phosphoribosylaminoimidazolecarboxamide formyltransferase/IMP cyclohydrolase — MSSNKKVRRALLSVTDKSGLVEFAKELTKHGVELVSTGGTAKTLREAGLSVRDISELTGFPEMLDGRVKTLHPKVHGGILHIRENAHHVAAIKEQGIEPIDMVVVNLYAFEKTAARPGAKFAEVIENIDIGGPSMVRSAAKNFEDVAIVTSPSDYAALAEELTTHKGSLTRGTRWRLAKKAFSVTAAYDTAIANTLEQIWSPEPAEAPVQFGDPATAAFPEALRINYPLATSLRYGENPHQNAALYADGSSTGIAGAKQLQGKELSYNNLVDLDACWELAQEFDGPGVAIIKHTNPCGAATGTTILEAYQKALAADPVSAFGGVIGINREVDEAAAEEIAKLFVEAIAAPSFTEAARARFAAKKNLRLVEVKSARTPYVVKQVSGGLLLQNADEGHVTASELKIVTERKPSEDELAALLFAWRVCKHVKSNAIVYARNGQTIGVGAGQMSRVDAAKFGAMKAVLPLDGCVAASDAFFPFPDGLETVVAAGATAVIQPGGSVRDDEVIAAANRLGIAMVFTGMRHFRH, encoded by the coding sequence TTGAGCAGCAACAAGAAGGTGCGGCGCGCGCTTTTGAGCGTTACCGATAAGAGCGGCCTGGTGGAATTTGCCAAGGAACTGACGAAACATGGGGTCGAGCTGGTTTCCACCGGAGGCACAGCGAAAACGTTGCGCGAGGCTGGCCTTTCCGTGCGCGATATCTCTGAGCTGACGGGCTTTCCCGAGATGCTCGATGGCCGCGTCAAGACCCTTCATCCCAAGGTGCATGGTGGCATCCTGCACATCCGCGAGAACGCGCATCACGTAGCGGCGATAAAGGAACAAGGCATTGAACCGATCGATATGGTCGTCGTGAATCTCTATGCCTTTGAGAAAACAGCCGCGCGTCCCGGTGCAAAGTTTGCCGAGGTCATCGAAAACATCGATATCGGCGGTCCATCGATGGTGCGTTCGGCTGCCAAGAATTTTGAAGACGTTGCGATTGTCACCTCGCCCAGCGACTACGCTGCGCTTGCCGAAGAGCTTACAACGCACAAGGGTTCGCTCACGCGTGGAACACGTTGGCGGCTGGCTAAGAAAGCCTTCTCTGTAACCGCTGCCTATGACACAGCGATTGCCAACACGCTTGAACAGATCTGGTCGCCAGAACCTGCCGAGGCTCCAGTCCAGTTCGGCGATCCCGCAACAGCCGCCTTCCCTGAGGCGCTGCGCATCAACTATCCGCTGGCGACCAGCCTGCGCTATGGCGAGAATCCGCACCAGAACGCGGCGCTCTATGCCGACGGTTCCAGCACAGGTATTGCAGGCGCCAAGCAATTGCAAGGCAAGGAACTGAGCTACAACAACCTCGTAGATCTGGACGCATGCTGGGAACTGGCGCAGGAATTCGACGGTCCGGGAGTAGCCATCATCAAGCACACCAATCCTTGCGGCGCCGCGACAGGCACGACGATTCTGGAGGCTTACCAGAAGGCGCTTGCAGCTGATCCGGTTTCGGCCTTTGGCGGTGTCATCGGGATCAACCGCGAAGTGGACGAAGCGGCTGCCGAAGAAATCGCAAAACTTTTTGTCGAGGCGATCGCTGCGCCTTCTTTCACGGAAGCCGCGCGCGCGCGTTTTGCGGCAAAAAAGAACCTGCGTCTCGTAGAAGTGAAATCAGCCAGGACACCTTACGTGGTGAAACAAGTTTCTGGCGGTCTCTTGTTGCAGAATGCCGATGAGGGCCACGTTACTGCTTCCGAATTGAAGATCGTAACTGAGCGCAAGCCTAGCGAAGATGAACTGGCAGCGTTGCTTTTCGCCTGGCGCGTTTGCAAGCATGTGAAGTCGAACGCCATTGTGTATGCCCGTAATGGGCAGACAATCGGCGTGGGTGCGGGTCAGATGAGCCGTGTGGATGCGGCGAAGTTTGGCGCAATGAAAGCGGTATTGCCGCTTGATGGCTGTGTTGCTGCTTCCGATGCATTCTTCCCATTTCCTGACGGCCTCGAAACCGTCGTTGCCGCGGGCGCAACCGCAGTGATTCAGCCGGGTGGTTCTGTGCGCGACGACGAAGTGATTGCCGCCGCTAATCGACTCGGCATCGCCATGGTCTTTACCGGAATGCGCCATTTCCGGCACTGA
- a CDS encoding tetratricopeptide repeat protein → MKTSRKVPFVYSNRLLVVATLALATVCCQQTYAQSKTPAPGATDDKGAQPTDRSSAYYHYALAHSYEEMATTYGRPDYATRAIEEYKLALNADPESPYLNSHLAELYFQTGRVRDAIAAVQEEIKKDPNNLDAHKLLGRIYLRSLGNMQNGGPSDQMLKLATDEYVKIVELEPNSTENRLLLGRLYTLNHDSTHAEEQFKAAQKLDPDSEDVVLNVAGLYSEQGDYKRAIQVLTALPDDDQTSKTLYALGQTYDQAKDSKNALIAYQKAFDLESDNLDIERALAQAQLTEGQEDAALKSFKDVAAGDTSDPQSLLRIAEIERRQGKYDDALATLKKAKDLVSDSLEINFNEALTYDALGQYDQATQILEKLVTDSEHVTGQYTDSEKNNRAIFLERLANLYREQGKTDQAVGAYQKIADLGGDYTLRGYQNIVDAYRDGHEYDKATAAARDAVTKTAKDKDANRDAKLMLASQVADTGKADEGIEMARSMLNGSPADDRTVELRLAEMYTRLKKWKEAGEAIDKADALSSKPEDKVYTYFLRGALEERQKHFDEAEAQFRKLLAVDPNNALTLNYLGYMLADRGVRLNEALTMIKKAVELDPQNYAYLDSLGWAYYKLGQYTPAEENLTKAVARNTTDPTVHDHLGELYEKTNRLKLAAAQWEQSLNQYARTDTADADPGDVSKVQKKLDSARVRLARESSGTLANDTSKQ, encoded by the coding sequence TTGAAAACATCTCGCAAGGTTCCTTTCGTTTACAGTAATCGACTCCTCGTTGTGGCTACATTGGCCCTTGCCACTGTCTGCTGCCAGCAGACCTACGCACAGAGCAAAACGCCTGCTCCGGGAGCGACCGACGATAAGGGAGCCCAGCCTACCGACCGCTCGTCCGCTTACTACCACTACGCGCTTGCGCATAGCTACGAGGAGATGGCCACGACCTATGGCCGCCCGGACTACGCAACGCGAGCCATTGAGGAATACAAACTCGCGCTCAATGCCGACCCCGAGTCACCCTATCTAAACTCGCATCTCGCGGAGCTTTATTTCCAGACCGGCCGCGTGCGCGACGCCATCGCCGCCGTGCAGGAGGAGATCAAGAAAGACCCGAACAATCTGGACGCGCACAAGCTGCTGGGCCGCATCTATCTGCGTTCGCTGGGCAATATGCAGAATGGCGGGCCTTCTGACCAGATGCTGAAGCTGGCCACCGATGAGTACGTCAAGATTGTAGAACTGGAACCGAACAGCACGGAAAACCGTCTGCTGCTGGGCCGCTTATATACGCTGAATCACGATTCCACGCATGCCGAAGAACAATTCAAGGCTGCTCAGAAACTTGATCCGGATTCAGAGGACGTGGTCCTCAACGTTGCCGGGCTCTACAGCGAACAGGGCGATTACAAGCGCGCGATTCAGGTTCTGACCGCGCTGCCCGATGACGATCAGACATCAAAGACTCTCTACGCGCTCGGCCAGACATACGATCAGGCCAAAGACTCGAAAAACGCCCTGATTGCCTACCAGAAGGCCTTCGATCTGGAGTCGGACAACCTCGATATCGAGCGGGCGCTCGCCCAGGCGCAGCTGACCGAAGGCCAGGAGGACGCCGCGCTGAAGTCCTTTAAGGACGTAGCTGCGGGCGATACCAGCGATCCGCAATCGCTGCTGCGCATTGCCGAGATCGAGCGCCGCCAGGGAAAGTATGACGATGCCCTGGCCACTTTGAAAAAGGCCAAGGACCTCGTCTCCGATTCGCTGGAGATCAACTTCAACGAAGCCCTGACCTATGACGCGCTCGGACAATACGATCAGGCCACGCAAATCCTCGAAAAGCTGGTCACCGATTCCGAGCATGTGACCGGACAGTACACTGACAGCGAGAAGAACAATCGCGCCATCTTCCTGGAACGGCTGGCAAATCTTTACCGCGAACAAGGCAAGACTGATCAGGCAGTCGGAGCCTATCAAAAGATTGCCGACCTCGGCGGCGATTACACGCTGCGCGGTTACCAGAACATTGTCGACGCGTATCGCGATGGTCACGAATACGACAAGGCCACGGCAGCCGCACGTGACGCCGTTACGAAAACCGCCAAGGACAAAGACGCAAACCGCGATGCCAAGCTGATGCTGGCCAGCCAAGTTGCCGACACAGGCAAAGCCGACGAAGGCATCGAGATGGCCAGGAGCATGCTCAATGGCTCACCCGCCGATGACCGCACCGTTGAGCTGAGACTCGCCGAGATGTACACGCGGCTGAAGAAGTGGAAGGAAGCCGGCGAAGCCATCGATAAGGCCGATGCACTTTCCAGCAAGCCGGAAGACAAGGTCTACACCTACTTCCTGCGCGGCGCTCTCGAAGAGCGGCAAAAGCATTTCGATGAGGCGGAAGCGCAGTTCCGCAAGCTGCTTGCCGTCGATCCCAACAACGCGCTCACACTCAACTATCTGGGCTACATGCTGGCCGACCGCGGAGTGCGTCTGAACGAAGCGCTCACGATGATCAAAAAGGCGGTCGAGCTTGATCCGCAAAATTATGCCTATCTCGATTCGCTGGGCTGGGCTTACTACAAGCTTGGTCAGTACACGCCCGCGGAAGAGAATCTGACGAAGGCTGTAGCGCGCAACACCACAGATCCTACGGTTCACGATCATCTCGGCGAGTTGTACGAAAAGACCAACCGCCTGAAACTGGCAGCCGCGCAGTGGGAGCAGTCGCTCAATCAATATGCCCGTACCGATACAGCCGATGCTGATCCCGGCGACGTCAGCAAGGTCCAGAAGAAACTCGACAGCGCCCGCGTCCGCCTCGCCAGAGAGTCGTCGGGCACATTGGCAAACGACACCAGCAAGCAATAG
- a CDS encoding ester cyclase, giving the protein MTTAENKAVIMRFVEEVINQGRLEQADVLVGNNFVELDPLPGQRQGREGLKEIIGSMRAAFPDIHWVLEEMVAEGDTVVSRFIWTGTHRGEFLGIPATGKAVSVKGVVIDRIEAGMMAESRILMDSLSLMQQLGVVPV; this is encoded by the coding sequence TTGACAACCGCTGAAAACAAGGCCGTGATCATGAGGTTCGTCGAGGAAGTTATCAATCAGGGGCGGTTGGAGCAGGCGGACGTCCTCGTAGGCAACAACTTTGTGGAACTCGACCCTCTTCCCGGTCAACGCCAGGGACGGGAGGGTTTGAAGGAAATCATCGGCTCTATGCGTGCCGCGTTTCCGGATATCCATTGGGTTCTCGAAGAAATGGTGGCCGAGGGGGATACGGTGGTCAGCCGCTTCATCTGGACCGGCACGCATCGAGGGGAATTTCTCGGCATTCCTGCAACCGGCAAGGCGGTGAGCGTCAAAGGCGTGGTCATCGATCGCATCGAGGCGGGGATGATGGCTGAAAGCCGGATATTGATGGACAGCCTGAGTCTGATGCAGCAGTTAGGTGTTGTGCCCGTCTGA